Proteins encoded by one window of Geobacter sp. DSM 9736:
- a CDS encoding glycosyltransferase family 9 protein, with the protein MKRIAILAIARYGDMIQASPLLRQLKHTYPKAEITVVVEDRFSGILPLMQGIDRTIILSKRELAWEIATGDSPLTAYMQMDTFVRKLEERSYDLVVNITCSGLSAFLASAMKAAEYSGFFADDTGQRVIRNLWGQYVFSWFNDHIRKYNPINLVDIFTRLGGVVPDGKRVELVPTTKGEEEASRIIQEKRLTGKRLVGLQLGASEENRCWPVDHFARLSDRLQKELGVTTILFGAPNEKELADKALAAMEIPAVDVVGETGIESLFSLVRRCEALVSNDTGTMHFAAAAEIPVVMLCIGPAFFRCTGPYGEGHLALQPNIPCSPCPYNLECGDPFCRTAITTDSVFNAARLLIDEGYEFSVSDFAGSKLFRSSFALDGYLTWDDLCDADSQSEKLTKRREKMWKRCFNDNDPGMAKPTDAVLGEFYELMHQGIKVTSQIMSTARINPLQVSKLKDLGEKEAAVEAEVKLMGYSHEILAPITSFLSLMRENIVAGEICDVAAETANIYRLGAALSANL; encoded by the coding sequence ATGAAGCGAATTGCAATCCTTGCCATAGCGCGCTACGGTGACATGATCCAGGCCTCACCCCTCCTGCGTCAGCTCAAGCATACTTATCCCAAGGCGGAAATAACTGTAGTGGTGGAAGACCGTTTTTCCGGCATTCTCCCCCTTATGCAAGGGATCGATCGGACGATTATCCTTTCGAAACGGGAGCTCGCCTGGGAGATTGCAACAGGGGACTCCCCCCTGACAGCATACATGCAAATGGATACGTTCGTCCGAAAGCTGGAAGAGCGTTCATACGATCTGGTAGTCAATATAACGTGCTCAGGTCTTTCCGCCTTTCTTGCGTCAGCTATGAAAGCTGCTGAATATTCCGGCTTCTTCGCAGATGATACGGGGCAGCGGGTTATCCGCAACCTCTGGGGGCAATACGTCTTCAGCTGGTTTAATGACCATATTAGGAAGTACAACCCCATCAACCTCGTCGATATCTTTACCCGACTCGGTGGTGTAGTGCCCGATGGAAAACGTGTCGAGCTTGTTCCTACGACAAAGGGAGAAGAAGAAGCCTCCCGAATAATTCAGGAAAAGAGGCTCACCGGAAAACGGCTTGTAGGTCTTCAATTAGGAGCCAGCGAGGAAAACCGGTGCTGGCCCGTGGATCACTTCGCTCGCCTCTCAGACCGTCTCCAAAAGGAACTTGGTGTAACGACCATCCTTTTCGGTGCTCCCAACGAAAAGGAATTGGCGGATAAAGCTCTTGCGGCCATGGAAATCCCTGCCGTGGACGTTGTCGGTGAAACAGGGATCGAATCACTTTTTTCCTTAGTAAGACGCTGCGAGGCTCTCGTTTCCAACGACACCGGCACAATGCACTTTGCAGCCGCGGCCGAAATCCCTGTGGTAATGCTTTGCATCGGCCCTGCATTCTTTCGCTGTACAGGCCCATATGGCGAGGGTCATCTTGCTCTCCAGCCAAACATCCCTTGCTCCCCATGCCCCTATAACCTGGAGTGCGGCGACCCCTTCTGCCGTACAGCCATAACTACTGACTCTGTTTTCAACGCCGCTCGACTTCTTATTGACGAGGGATATGAATTTTCTGTCAGTGATTTTGCGGGTAGTAAACTTTTCAGGAGCAGCTTCGCCTTAGATGGTTATCTAACTTGGGATGACTTATGCGATGCAGATTCTCAATCGGAAAAACTCACGAAGCGACGCGAAAAGATGTGGAAACGCTGCTTCAATGATAATGATCCCGGGATGGCAAAACCCACAGATGCAGTTCTCGGTGAGTTTTACGAGCTTATGCATCAGGGAATAAAAGTCACCTCACAAATCATGTCCACTGCCCGCATAAACCCACTGCAGGTCTCTAAACTTAAAGATCTCGGCGAAAAAGAAGCAGCCGTAGAAGCAGAGGTGAAGCTGATGGGATACAGCCATGAAATTCTGGCTCCTATAACGAGTTTTCTCTCTCTTATGCGCGAGAATATCGTGGCCGGTGAAATTTGCGATGTCGCCGCTGAAACAGCAAATATCTATCGATTAGGAGCTGCACTCTCAGCCAATCTGTAA
- a CDS encoding flagellar FlbD family protein: MIKLTRLDGSEIFLNADLIEVIEETPDTHLTLSNGNRYLVLEPAKVVIDKIVRFKARILLKAGSDPSVKYLAKRRRNDYRPFCRL; this comes from the coding sequence ATGATAAAACTCACACGACTGGACGGATCCGAGATATTCCTCAATGCAGATCTGATAGAGGTAATAGAGGAAACTCCCGATACCCATCTCACCCTTTCTAACGGCAATCGTTACCTCGTTCTTGAACCTGCAAAGGTCGTAATTGACAAAATAGTCAGGTTCAAGGCCCGTATACTTCTGAAGGCCGGATCGGACCCATCGGTGAAGTATCTAGCCAAGCGACGCAGAAACGACTATAGACCTTTCTGTCGATTGTAG
- a CDS encoding flagellar motor protein, producing the protein MDIATIIGLIMGFGAVIGGQILEGGHVSAIIQPTAAIIVLGGTFGATFVSFPMPTIIQAVKDVKKALFPPATNPEIIIKDMIGYAAKARRNGLISLEQEAQTINDRFTKKGISLVVDGIDPQKLRETMEIELASYEEHSKASAEVFESAGGFAPTIGIIGAVLGLIHVMNNLSDTSKLGAGIAVAFVATIYGLMVANILCIPFGTKLKQRLKAEIQQKEMVIEGLISIQNGENPHFIEQKLRAYMHDEKKGK; encoded by the coding sequence ATGGATATAGCAACTATAATCGGTCTCATAATGGGTTTCGGCGCAGTAATCGGCGGCCAGATCCTTGAAGGCGGGCATGTCAGCGCCATCATTCAGCCGACCGCTGCAATCATTGTTCTGGGCGGTACATTTGGGGCCACTTTCGTAAGCTTTCCGATGCCGACGATCATCCAGGCAGTCAAGGATGTCAAGAAAGCTCTGTTTCCACCGGCAACGAACCCAGAAATAATAATCAAGGATATGATCGGGTATGCCGCCAAGGCAAGGCGCAACGGGCTTATATCTCTTGAACAGGAAGCACAGACAATCAATGATCGCTTTACCAAGAAAGGCATATCTTTGGTTGTTGACGGAATCGACCCTCAGAAACTGCGTGAAACAATGGAAATAGAACTCGCCTCCTACGAAGAGCATTCTAAAGCAAGCGCTGAAGTCTTCGAGTCTGCCGGCGGTTTCGCTCCGACTATCGGCATTATCGGTGCTGTACTAGGCCTCATTCATGTCATGAATAATCTGTCTGATACTTCCAAACTCGGAGCAGGTATCGCCGTCGCATTCGTAGCAACAATCTATGGACTTATGGTTGCCAACATCCTCTGCATCCCTTTCGGCACCAAGCTTAAACAGAGACTTAAAGCAGAGATACAGCAGAAAGAAATGGTCATTGAAGGGTTGATCTCGATCCAGAATGGCGAGAACCCCCATTTCATCGAGCAGAAACTACGCGCTTACATGCACGATGAAAAGAAGGGTAAGTAG
- a CDS encoding flagellar motor protein MotB, translating to MGKKKKGHEKEPNHERWLVSYADFITLLFAVFVTLYAMSQTDKKKVEEVIASLRESFGYSKTSPASKPNVIDAGSINIIPSLESRVAPPPKKTGRSGKTHAEEVDFKAIKAAIEAYLLKNGAQEKVSVEINRRGLVVSLKEAGFFNSGSATVRQDSTQLLAKVAEALNNFTNPIRVEGHTDNMPISSYNFPSNWELSTARATNIVQYFIRQYNYEPASISATGYGEHRPAADNGTSEGRSKNRRVDIVLLSHDGERGEP from the coding sequence ATGGGGAAGAAAAAGAAGGGACACGAGAAGGAACCAAACCACGAGCGTTGGCTGGTTTCGTATGCAGATTTCATAACGCTTCTCTTTGCAGTATTTGTCACCCTGTATGCAATGTCGCAGACGGATAAGAAAAAGGTTGAAGAAGTAATCGCTTCCCTGCGCGAATCCTTCGGCTACAGCAAGACCTCTCCCGCAAGCAAACCGAACGTCATTGACGCCGGAAGCATTAACATAATTCCCAGCCTCGAATCGAGAGTCGCTCCCCCTCCGAAAAAAACCGGAAGAAGCGGAAAAACTCATGCCGAGGAAGTTGATTTCAAGGCAATAAAAGCCGCTATTGAAGCATATCTTTTGAAAAATGGAGCTCAGGAGAAGGTAAGCGTAGAGATTAATCGTCGAGGATTGGTAGTAAGCCTCAAGGAAGCAGGCTTCTTCAACTCAGGAAGTGCAACAGTCCGTCAGGATTCTACTCAACTCCTTGCGAAAGTTGCCGAAGCTCTGAACAACTTTACAAATCCGATACGAGTTGAAGGTCATACGGACAACATGCCGATCAGCTCATACAACTTCCCCTCCAACTGGGAACTTTCCACGGCCCGGGCAACCAATATCGTCCAGTACTTCATCCGGCAATACAACTACGAGCCAGCCAGCATATCCGCCACCGGCTACGGTGAACACCGTCCTGCGGCAGATAACGGCACTTCCGAAGGACGGAGCAAGAACCGGCGCGTTGACATTGTCCTTCTCTCGCACGATGGAGAGCGCGGCGAACCGTAG
- a CDS encoding glycosyltransferase, whose product MSTCIAFEAEIIEGRRGHLTARVLGETTEEIYLHSAYDPVTEAAALVPGPVKASTLVFLGTGLGYHIPLTLNENPQVVRVILVEIYPSLAALAAHGCACSGITVDIVTSSGDQPGAPPDLPADLDARDLFVVSHPPSVRANPTWYSRIHAKVTTCGSKAWWLGSGSRECRTILVPFGAYYAENECIRGFQSLGHHVIPFEYRRSEEEILRSFREILLDTPPDLVFSVNMRGMDGRGIMAGIMSELQLPVAFWFVDSPEFILPHSHLPSKEICSIFMWDRSYISETASRGFNTTYLPLAADADLGGAAVLKQAFQAPLAFVGNSLASGFLARLVSKFPINGETEHMAEQAISRLIGCRGRQLEVLEELATGRESFKDPEQNLFWRAYLLHGATTVYRTAVLQKLLPYDLVFFGDPEGWQKIFGGKIDARPDVNYFHELPCVYRSSDITVNVTSFQMPRAVNQRVFDVPVCGGFLLTDRQEALFEIFDEDEIAVYDSHEDVTHRMEYYRRKPLLRQSMMEKACRRVKTEHTYRHRMKQVLEEVFR is encoded by the coding sequence GTGTCTACCTGCATAGCGTTCGAAGCGGAAATAATTGAAGGGCGGCGGGGGCATCTGACGGCACGGGTGCTGGGTGAGACTACTGAAGAAATTTATCTTCATTCAGCTTACGATCCTGTTACAGAGGCTGCTGCTCTCGTCCCGGGACCGGTAAAGGCCAGCACTCTGGTTTTTCTCGGTACAGGGCTCGGATACCACATTCCTCTTACCTTAAATGAAAACCCTCAAGTTGTCCGCGTCATCCTAGTCGAAATTTATCCCTCCCTCGCAGCATTAGCGGCACATGGCTGCGCCTGCAGCGGAATCACAGTAGATATAGTTACGTCATCTGGCGATCAGCCGGGTGCTCCTCCAGATCTCCCGGCCGACTTGGATGCCAGGGATCTTTTCGTTGTCTCTCATCCTCCTTCTGTTAGAGCTAACCCGACCTGGTACTCCCGCATTCATGCCAAAGTGACAACTTGTGGATCTAAAGCTTGGTGGCTTGGGAGCGGTAGCAGAGAGTGCCGCACTATTCTGGTTCCTTTCGGTGCGTATTATGCCGAGAACGAGTGCATAAGAGGGTTTCAGTCACTGGGCCATCATGTCATTCCATTCGAATACAGGCGCAGTGAGGAGGAAATACTTCGTTCTTTTCGTGAAATCCTGCTGGATACTCCTCCCGATCTTGTTTTTTCTGTAAATATGCGAGGGATGGATGGGCGGGGGATCATGGCCGGGATCATGAGTGAACTTCAGCTACCCGTAGCATTCTGGTTCGTCGATTCTCCGGAATTTATTCTCCCTCATTCGCACCTGCCATCCAAAGAAATATGCAGCATTTTCATGTGGGACAGAAGCTACATTTCGGAGACCGCTTCCAGAGGGTTTAACACAACGTATCTTCCTCTTGCTGCCGATGCGGATCTGGGAGGTGCGGCAGTTTTAAAGCAGGCTTTCCAAGCGCCTCTTGCTTTTGTAGGAAACTCTCTTGCGAGTGGATTCCTTGCCAGGCTGGTATCCAAATTTCCGATCAACGGTGAGACCGAACATATGGCGGAACAGGCGATCTCAAGGTTGATAGGGTGTCGGGGAAGACAGCTTGAGGTCCTGGAAGAATTGGCGACGGGAAGAGAGTCGTTTAAGGACCCCGAGCAGAATCTATTCTGGCGTGCCTACCTCCTACACGGTGCAACTACTGTCTACAGGACTGCAGTATTGCAGAAACTTCTTCCGTACGATCTGGTTTTCTTCGGTGACCCGGAGGGATGGCAAAAAATATTCGGTGGGAAGATTGATGCCCGTCCTGATGTTAATTATTTCCACGAGTTGCCTTGTGTCTATCGATCTTCCGACATTACTGTAAATGTTACAAGCTTTCAGATGCCGCGGGCCGTTAACCAGCGCGTGTTCGATGTGCCTGTTTGCGGCGGGTTTTTACTCACCGATCGGCAGGAGGCGCTTTTCGAGATCTTCGATGAGGACGAGATTGCTGTTTATGACAGCCATGAAGATGTGACGCATCGGATGGAATATTACAGGCGCAAGCCGCTATTGAGGCAGTCAATGATGGAAAAGGCCTGCCGCCGGGTCAAAACTGAACACACGTATCGGCATCGCATGAAGCAGGTCCTTGAGGAAGTCTTCAGGTAG
- a CDS encoding PilZ-like domain-containing protein, which produces MSIQSFDYNHFFEKLQSASVSLRRSEQDFLNLTASIACIQGDLVELELYDKELPEMAAIKSGAEAALSAWTGGVLYRVPALLSGLNRGGSISLKLVGEVKEQQRREYFRLDVMLPAVLTVPEDQDFRSLEALWQELRADTQKGTPPVLQPYEKGVKLVRWGGHSEVLPCRINLSGGGLSMRIPWYVKPGTQVALLLFIPAAIPRPISVIAEVLRCQELTLFWGKDHRFMSAMKFNLINEKDRDEVISFLFNEQRRELKMKKSTGR; this is translated from the coding sequence CAATCCTTTGATTACAATCATTTTTTTGAAAAGCTTCAGTCCGCTTCTGTATCGTTGCGGCGTTCAGAGCAGGACTTTCTTAATTTAACAGCTTCTATAGCATGTATACAGGGTGATCTCGTCGAGTTGGAGCTTTACGATAAAGAACTTCCGGAAATGGCTGCCATCAAGTCAGGGGCAGAAGCCGCTCTTTCTGCCTGGACGGGTGGAGTTCTGTATCGTGTGCCGGCACTGCTGTCGGGGTTGAACCGAGGTGGGTCGATCTCTCTGAAGCTGGTCGGCGAGGTTAAGGAACAGCAGCGGAGGGAATACTTCCGTCTCGATGTGATGCTTCCGGCTGTTCTAACTGTACCTGAAGATCAGGATTTTCGTTCATTAGAAGCTCTGTGGCAGGAGTTGAGAGCTGATACACAAAAAGGAACTCCTCCCGTTCTTCAACCATATGAAAAAGGGGTAAAGCTGGTTCGGTGGGGCGGACATTCAGAGGTGCTTCCCTGTCGAATCAACCTCAGTGGAGGTGGGCTAAGCATGCGGATCCCCTGGTACGTCAAGCCCGGGACGCAGGTCGCTCTCCTACTATTCATTCCCGCTGCAATACCCCGCCCTATTAGTGTCATCGCTGAAGTCCTTCGCTGCCAAGAACTAACCCTCTTCTGGGGTAAAGACCATAGATTCATGTCAGCGATGAAATTCAACCTAATCAATGAAAAGGACAGGGATGAGGTTATCTCTTTTCTGTTCAATGAGCAACGCCGCGAACTCAAAATGAAGAAGTCAACAGGCAGGTGA